The following coding sequences lie in one Silvibacterium dinghuense genomic window:
- the rplO gene encoding 50S ribosomal protein L15, whose translation MNLSNLRAPKKANRNKKRVGRGMGSGHGKTSARGHKGQGSRSGSSLMRGFEGGQMPLHRRLPKRGFTNIFRTEYTVLNLDRLVSLNEAELTLEAFQSKGYLKRRGELLKILGNGELNVALTVHAHKFSKSAQEKIEKAGGKIVVVGA comes from the coding sequence ATGAATCTTTCTAATCTTCGGGCGCCCAAGAAGGCGAACCGCAATAAGAAGCGCGTTGGCCGCGGTATGGGTTCGGGCCACGGCAAAACTTCGGCTCGTGGACACAAGGGACAGGGATCGCGTTCAGGCTCCAGCCTGATGCGTGGTTTTGAGGGCGGCCAGATGCCGCTGCACCGCCGTCTGCCGAAGCGCGGCTTCACGAACATCTTCCGCACCGAGTACACGGTTCTCAACCTCGACCGCCTGGTCAGCCTGAACGAGGCCGAGCTGACGCTCGAAGCCTTCCAGTCCAAGGGCTACCTGAAGCGCCGCGGCGAACTGCTCAAGATCCTCGGCAACGGCGAGCTGAATGTGGCTCTCACCGTGCATGCGCACAAGTTCTCGAAGTCGGCGCAGGAGAAGATCGAGAAGGCCGGCGGCAAGATCGTGGTTGTCGGCGCCTAA
- the rpmD gene encoding 50S ribosomal protein L30 yields MAETKIKIQYFRSMIQAPVKHKKVVKGLGFTRLNQIVEREDTPSIRGMVKAIPHLVRIVE; encoded by the coding sequence ATGGCAGAGACCAAGATCAAGATCCAGTACTTCCGGTCGATGATCCAGGCGCCGGTGAAGCACAAGAAGGTCGTCAAGGGCCTGGGCTTTACCCGTCTGAACCAGATCGTCGAGCGCGAGGACACGCCGTCTATCCGCGGCATGGTCAAGGCGATTCCGCACCTCGTGCGCATCGTCGAGTAG
- the rpsE gene encoding 30S ribosomal protein S5 → MATLKKKIDAGSLNLKDQVVAINRVTKVVKGGKNMSFAALVVVGDPSAGVVGYGSGKAKEVPQAIRKGIESAKKNLVRVNLTETTIPHQVLGRFGSGQVLLKPAPEGTGVIAGGAVRAVMTSAGVQNVLTKSLGTANPHNVIKATFDALVQLRDRAEVAAARGKSVEEL, encoded by the coding sequence ATGGCAACACTGAAGAAGAAGATTGATGCCGGCTCGCTGAACCTGAAGGACCAGGTCGTGGCGATCAACCGCGTGACCAAGGTGGTCAAGGGCGGTAAGAATATGTCGTTTGCCGCGCTGGTCGTGGTGGGCGACCCCTCCGCCGGAGTGGTGGGCTATGGTTCGGGCAAGGCCAAGGAAGTGCCGCAGGCGATCCGCAAGGGCATCGAGTCGGCCAAGAAGAACCTGGTCCGCGTGAACCTGACCGAGACGACGATTCCTCACCAGGTGCTGGGCCGCTTCGGCTCGGGCCAGGTGCTGCTGAAGCCGGCTCCGGAAGGTACGGGCGTGATCGCCGGCGGCGCAGTCCGCGCGGTGATGACCTCGGCTGGCGTGCAGAACGTGCTCACCAAGAGCCTCGGCACCGCCAACCCGCATAACGTGATCAAGGCGACGTTCGACGCACTCGTGCAGCTGCGTGACCGCGCCGAAGTGGCTGCCGCTCGCGGCAAGTCGGTTGAGGAGCTCTAG
- the rplR gene encoding 50S ribosomal protein L18: protein MIPQRKRNEIRKRVHTRIRRKIEGTAERPRLNVYRSLNHIYVQVIDDLAGATLVSASTVADKVKTGGNVAAAKEVGKLVAERAQEKGIKKVVFDRGGYLYHGRIKALADAAREAGLEF, encoded by the coding sequence ATGATTCCTCAGAGGAAGAGAAATGAGATCCGGAAGCGCGTACACACCCGCATCCGGCGCAAGATTGAAGGCACGGCAGAGCGTCCGCGCCTGAACGTGTACCGTTCGCTGAACCACATCTACGTGCAGGTCATCGACGATCTGGCCGGTGCGACGCTGGTTTCGGCCTCGACTGTGGCCGACAAGGTGAAGACGGGCGGCAACGTGGCGGCAGCGAAGGAAGTCGGCAAGCTGGTGGCCGAACGCGCGCAGGAGAAGGGCATCAAGAAGGTGGTCTTCGATCGTGGCGGTTACCTCTATCACGGCCGCATCAAGGCTCTGGCGGATGCAGCCCGCGAAGCGGGACTGGAATTCTAA
- the rplF gene encoding 50S ribosomal protein L6: MSRIGKQPIPLPAGVKYSVTGTHIVVEGPKGKIEQVIPAGIKLETKDGHIVASRENEKQAAIHGLTRALVFNAVEGVTKGWSKDLDIVGIGYRAELKGKDMVVFTLGYSHPIEFPLPTGITATIDPKQTKVTISGIDRQKVGQVAADMRSLRKPDPYKNKGVRYSDEKLKKKVGKTGAK, translated from the coding sequence ATGTCGCGTATTGGTAAGCAGCCGATTCCGCTCCCCGCAGGCGTGAAATATTCGGTGACCGGCACCCATATCGTGGTGGAAGGCCCCAAGGGCAAGATCGAGCAGGTCATTCCTGCCGGTATCAAGCTCGAAACCAAGGACGGCCACATCGTTGCCAGCCGTGAGAACGAGAAGCAGGCTGCCATCCATGGTCTGACCCGCGCACTGGTCTTCAATGCCGTTGAGGGCGTGACCAAGGGCTGGTCGAAGGATCTGGACATCGTTGGTATCGGTTATCGCGCTGAGCTCAAGGGCAAGGACATGGTTGTCTTCACCCTGGGCTATTCGCACCCGATCGAGTTCCCGCTGCCTACCGGCATCACGGCGACCATCGATCCCAAGCAGACCAAGGTGACGATCTCGGGCATCGACCGGCAGAAGGTTGGCCAGGTAGCCGCCGACATGCGCTCGCTGCGCAAGCCGGATCCGTACAAGAACAAGGGTGTGCGTTACTCCGACGAGAAGCTGAAGAAGAAGGTCGGCAAGACGGGCGCCAAGTAA
- the rpsH gene encoding 30S ribosomal protein S8 codes for MSLTDPVADFLTRIRNSIRARHQKLDVPASKLKTEIARILKEEGYIANYKASEENGRNVLRVYLKYSANNEAAIRDLSRVSRPGCRVYVGRDEIKRVQGGLGISILTTPRGVMTGRQARKEGVGGEILCEVW; via the coding sequence ATGAGTTTGACCGATCCTGTAGCAGACTTTCTGACCCGCATCCGGAACTCGATCCGCGCGCGGCACCAGAAGCTGGATGTTCCGGCCTCCAAGCTGAAGACCGAGATTGCCCGCATCCTCAAGGAAGAGGGTTATATCGCCAACTACAAGGCTTCCGAAGAGAACGGCCGCAACGTTCTGCGTGTGTATCTGAAGTACAGCGCGAACAATGAAGCCGCGATCCGCGACCTGTCCCGCGTTTCCCGTCCTGGCTGCCGTGTGTATGTCGGCCGCGACGAGATCAAGCGTGTTCAGGGTGGCCTGGGCATCAGCATTCTCACCACGCCCCGCGGCGTGATGACCGGTCGTCAGGCGCGCAAGGAAGGCGTCGGCGGTGAGATCCTCTGCGAAGTCTGGTAA
- a CDS encoding type Z 30S ribosomal protein S14 produces the protein MATTAKRVKDARKPKFKCRQHNRCKLCGRPRAFLRKFGICRLCFRQLAHRGEIPGVVKSSW, from the coding sequence ATGGCAACCACTGCAAAGAGAGTCAAGGACGCCCGCAAGCCGAAGTTCAAGTGCCGGCAGCATAACCGCTGCAAGCTGTGCGGTCGCCCGCGCGCATTCCTGCGCAAGTTCGGCATCTGCCGTTTGTGCTTCCGTCAGCTCGCGCACCGCGGCGAGATCCCCGGCGTCGTCAAGTCGAGCTGGTAA